In one Bactrocera tryoni isolate S06 chromosome 5, CSIRO_BtryS06_freeze2, whole genome shotgun sequence genomic region, the following are encoded:
- the LOC120778864 gene encoding protein nutcracker-like isoform X2 — translation MEGNEHDDAKKSLLESLNDLYKLSENKVLSQAHCLFMTIYVIALQTGFIPQSFIVNRLKGLVPLDSWSTSHKSNVKICCSQPPSYHRDSPHETYFSENFISALKSEEENKLKSQLIALVTGDFMMLTLSPHPSTNLLGRSSCLSIGRYVIDQSEGKTNLDSCYQKLDQLQNQLRNELFVPMRVDQLTLLGAFPLPSFMGIPRELRIEIYKHLNSKELHKLKRVSKEILLEIKTFRNKI, via the coding sequence ATGGAAGGGAACGAGCACGATGACGCGAAAAAATCATTGCTGGAGAGTTTGAACGATCTTTATAAGCTATCTGAAAATAAAGTACTGTCTCAGGCGCATTGCTTATTTATGACCATCTACGTTATTGCCCTGCAAACGGGATTTATACCGCAAAGTTTTATTGTTAATCGACTAAAGGGTTTAGTGCCCCTTGACTCTTGGTCCACAAGTCATAAAAGCAATGTGAAAATCTGTTGTAGCCAACCGCCATCGTATCATCGCGATTCCCCGCATGAAActtatttttcagaaaattttatttcagctTTAAAATCCGAGGAGGAGAATAAATTGAAATCTCAATTAATCGCATTAGTCACGGGTGACTTTATGATGCTTACCTTGTCGCCACATCCATCGACAAACTTGCTGGGGCGCAGCAGTTGTCTGTCCATCGGACGTTACGTTATAGATCAGTCGGAAGGTAAAACCAACCTAGACAGCTGTTATCAAAAGTTAGATCAGTTGCAAAATCAACTGCGCAATGAATTATTTGTGCCGATGCGCGTGGATCAGCTGACCCTGTTAGGCGCCTTTCCATTGCCAAGTTTTATGGGAATTCCGCGAGAGCTTCGCATCGAAATCTACAAGCATTTAAACTCTAAGGAACTGCACAAGCTCAAGCGGGTTAGTAAAGAAATCCTCTtggaaataaaaacatttagaaataaaatttaa
- the LOC120778864 gene encoding protein nutcracker-like isoform X1: protein MIKIMWKKMEGNEHDDAKKSLLESLNDLYKLSENKVLSQAHCLFMTIYVIALQTGFIPQSFIVNRLKGLVPLDSWSTSHKSNVKICCSQPPSYHRDSPHETYFSENFISALKSEEENKLKSQLIALVTGDFMMLTLSPHPSTNLLGRSSCLSIGRYVIDQSEGKTNLDSCYQKLDQLQNQLRNELFVPMRVDQLTLLGAFPLPSFMGIPRELRIEIYKHLNSKELHKLKRVSKEILLEIKTFRNKI, encoded by the exons ATGATTAAAATCATGTGGAAA AAAATGGAAGGGAACGAGCACGATGACGCGAAAAAATCATTGCTGGAGAGTTTGAACGATCTTTATAAGCTATCTGAAAATAAAGTACTGTCTCAGGCGCATTGCTTATTTATGACCATCTACGTTATTGCCCTGCAAACGGGATTTATACCGCAAAGTTTTATTGTTAATCGACTAAAGGGTTTAGTGCCCCTTGACTCTTGGTCCACAAGTCATAAAAGCAATGTGAAAATCTGTTGTAGCCAACCGCCATCGTATCATCGCGATTCCCCGCATGAAActtatttttcagaaaattttatttcagctTTAAAATCCGAGGAGGAGAATAAATTGAAATCTCAATTAATCGCATTAGTCACGGGTGACTTTATGATGCTTACCTTGTCGCCACATCCATCGACAAACTTGCTGGGGCGCAGCAGTTGTCTGTCCATCGGACGTTACGTTATAGATCAGTCGGAAGGTAAAACCAACCTAGACAGCTGTTATCAAAAGTTAGATCAGTTGCAAAATCAACTGCGCAATGAATTATTTGTGCCGATGCGCGTGGATCAGCTGACCCTGTTAGGCGCCTTTCCATTGCCAAGTTTTATGGGAATTCCGCGAGAGCTTCGCATCGAAATCTACAAGCATTTAAACTCTAAGGAACTGCACAAGCTCAAGCGGGTTAGTAAAGAAATCCTCTtggaaataaaaacatttagaaataaaatttaa